TCGCGAGGAGCTCCTGGATGATGACGGCACCTTCGTGTCTGCTTCCTTCGAAGGCGGCCGTGATGACCGCCGTGGGCGCCGTGGAGACCGTATCGATGGCAAGCCAGGCGCATCCAGGGGTGGCCGGCGCCGTCATGAGGACGGAACCGGAACCGTCTACCGCATCGAAGTCGGCCACCGGGATCGCGTGCTGCCGGGCGCGATCGTTGGCGCCCTGGCTAACGAGGGCGCCATCTCCGGCTCCGACATCGGCAAGATCGATATCCTGCAGTCCTTCTCACTAGTTGAGATCCACACGCCGCTGGATGACGAGCAGATGGAACGTATGCGGCATGCGACCTTCGCTGGCCGAGAGCTGCGCATTCGCGTGGACGAGGGGCCGGGCTCAGGCGGTTGGGACGACCAGCGCGGCGATCGCTCCGGAGGGTCACGCGGCCGGAACAACGACCACGGTTCGAGGCGTTATGAGCGTGGCGGCTTCAAGCGGCGCTACGACCGTGATAACCGTCGGAATGACAGCAACGACAGGAACGGCCGCTGGGGCAACCGCGGCTGGAACAGCGGCCACAAGGGCGGTTTCCGGGGTAATCGCGGCGGGCGGTGACACACCGGCTTTGAGCCCGGCCGCGGAGGGGAGGACAACCGCATGATCCCAGCCGTGTATCTGCTCACTGTGGTGGTGTTCGGCTTCACCGCGACCCTGCTGCGCCTACCCCCGCTGGTCGGGTTTCTGGCAGCTGGATTCGTCCTGGGCTCCTCGCCACTACCGAATCTGACTTTCATCGAGGTGCTCGGCGATCTCGGGGTGGCGGTGCTACTGTTCACCATCGGGTTGAAGCTCGATCTGCGGGTGCTGCGCCGCAAGGAGGTCGCCGGCACCGCCATGATCGTCATGTTGGTGCTGACCGTCCTCGGGACCGGGCTGGTGGCGGGGATGCTAGCCCTCGGCTTGAGTCTGGGCGCCACCACCCCCGGGGGCATCGCCTCGGTGGGTTTCGCTCTGTCATTCTCATCAACGGTCGTTGTGGTCAAGCTTCTAGAGGAGCGTGATGACTCCGGTTCCCTCTACGGGCGCATCGCCATTGGCGTGCTAGTGCTGCAGGACATCGCGGCAGTCGCCTACATGACCGTCACATCGGGACGTGCTCCCAGCCCGTGGGCAGTTGCCCTGGTGGCGCTGTGGCCGGCGTCCCGGCTGCTGCGCGGTGTGCTGGACCGCATCGACCACCGGGAGATGCGGGCCCTGTTCGGCATGTCCATGGCGCTGCTGCCCGGCTATCTGCTGTTCGATCTGGTCGGCCTCGACGGGGATCTGGGCGCCCTGATCATGGGTGCGCTATTCGCCTCACACCCCGCCGCCAAGGAGCTTTCAAGCGCCCTGTTCACCATCAAGGAGCTGCTGCTGGTCGGCTTCTTCCTTGCCATCGGTTTGGACGGAATCCCCGGAAGCTCTGCTTTCGCCCTGGCTGGAGTGCTGCTGGTGTTGTTGCCGCTGCGGTCACTGATCTACACCGGAGTGCTGCGGGTGATGGGTATGCGGCGCCGTACCTCCGTGCTGACCGGCATGGCCCTGACGGCATATAGCGAGTTCGCACTGATTGTGGTGGACACCGCCACCGACCACGGACTGCTCGGCGGCGAATGGCCGGCGGCGATCTCCCTGGCGCTGGCGCTGTCCTTCGTGGTGTCTGCAGTCGTCAACCACAAGCCCGCCGCCCTGGTGGAGTGGATGTCCGAGCGGTTGCCCGACCGTCCCAACACCACGCTGCACCCCGATGAGCAGCCTTTGCGGCTCGAAGGCGTGTGCACGGTGGTATTCGGCATGGGGCGGGCCGGACGCTCCACTTACACCCGCCTGTACGCCGACGGGCAGACGGGTGTGCTCGGCATCGACAACGACGCCACCAAGGTGGAAGAGATGACGCGCCAGGGATTCAACGTCATGGAGGCGGATGCCACCGACCGCCAGTTCTGGGAGCGCTTGGAGGCGGTGCACGTGTCAACGGTGGTGCTGGCCATGTCCGAGCCTGGTGCCAATGTGCACGTACTGGAGTGGCTGGGCCGCAACGAATTCGATGGGCGAATCCTGGCGATCGCCCGCTATGACGACGAGGCAGCGACCATGCGGGCTGCGGGGGTGGACGCCGTGATCAACCTCTACGAGGGCGCCGGAGAGGCCCTGGCCCGGGCCGCCGAGGCCCTACCTCCGGCCGCCGTGGATGGTGTCTACGACGCCAACGCTAGCTAGTTGGCGTCCACCTGCGCTAGCTGGGGGAACAGGTCGGCCTCATCGGCGGGGAACCAGGTAGTAGCGTCAGCCGGAACCTGATCGCCGGAGCGAATGTCCTTGACCGAGTCGGGTTCACCGTCCGCGCCCGGGAACCAGACGAAGGGGATGGACCGCTTGTCCGCGAAGCGGATCTGCTTGCCATACTTGGCGGCTGTCGGGGACACGTCGGCGGCAATACCACGGCCGCGCAGCCGATCGGCAATGGCATCGGATGCGCCGCGGTGCGCCTCATCGGCAACCGCGACCAGCACCGCCGTCGGCACGGCCCGGGTCACTTCCACCATGCCAGCGCCAATCACCCTCGCCAGCAGGCGGGACAGACCGATGGAGATGCCCACGCCGGGGAAGGTGCGTTTGCCGTCGGAGGCCAAGGAGTCGTAGCGGCCGCCGGAGCACACCGAGCCGAGGTCCTCGTGGCCGGTCATGAAGGACTCGTAGACAGTTCCCGTGTAGTAGTCCAGGCCGCGAGCGATCTTCAGGTCGGCGACAATGGCACCGGGGCGGCGGCTCCCGGCCGCACGCAGCAACTCAGCCAGCTCCTCCAGGCCCTGCACCAGCAGCTCGGTGGGTGCCGCGCCGTCGAGAGCCGCCATAACACAGGCGCGTACGTGCTCGGGATCATCCCCAGTGATCTCAGCCAGGTGCAGGGCCGCCTCGGCCTGCTTGGCGGTGATGCCGACGACGTCAACCAGTTCCGCGGCGACCCGGCCGGCCCCGATCTTGTCGAGCTTGTCGACCACCCGCAGCACCTCAGCCAGCTGCTCCTCGGCGACCCCGAGCGACTGGTAGAAGCCCTGGGCGACCTTACGGTTGGACACGTGGATGGTGACGGCCGGGATGGGCAGTGCGGACAGGGCCTCGTGCATGACCAGCGGCATCTCGACGTCGTGGAACAGTGGCAAGGCGCCGTCGCCCACGACATCGATGTCCGCCTGGATAAACTCACGGAAGCGGCCCTCCTGCGGGCGCTCGCCGCGCCAGACCTTCTGGATCTGGTAGCGCTTGAACGGGAAGTGCAGGGTGCCGGCGTTGTCCAGCACGTAGCGGGCAAAGGGGACGGTCAGGTCGAAGTGAAGTCCCAGCTGCTTGGCAGGGTCCGCATTCTCCTCACCGGGATCGGCCTGCAGGCGGGAGAGCAGGTAGACCTCCTTGCTGGTCTCCCCCTTGCGGGTCAGCTCCGACAGCGGCTCGACGGCGCGGGTCTCGATCCCGCTGAAGCCATGCAACTCGAAGGTGCGGCGCAGGGTGTCGAGGAACTGCTGCTCGACGATGCGGGCGGCGGGAAGCCACTCGGGAAAGCCGGAGAGAGAGGATTGCGCCTGTCGGACCTGTGCTGGAGCCATGGGCCGCATTGTGTCATGTCATCTCGCCAAGCGATGACAGCCATGACGCTAGGTGCGCCGTGCCCGCCCCGACCGGCGCTCACGCACCGGTCTCGCCCTGCTGTGCGCCGTGCCCGCCCCGACCGGCGCTCACGCACCGGTCTCGCCGCCGCGGACCTTCGCCTCGGCCAAATAGGGGTTGGCATGGTGCTCGTGGGCCATGGTCGTGGCCGCGCCGTGCCCGGGCAGCAGCACCGTTTCCGGATCGATAACGCTTGCTAACAGCCGCAGCGTCGCCCACATCTGATACTGGTCTCCGCCCGGCAGATCGGTACGGCCCACGCTGCCCTTGAAGATCACATCGCCGTCCAGCGCCACCAGGTACTCGCGCTCCGGAATGTCGGTCGGATCATCAAGGACCTCCGCCTCAAACAGCAGCTGGCTGTCACCCAAGTCGGCGTTTAGGAAGAACAAAGTGGACCCTTCCGAGTGACCGGGCGCGGGCACGGCCCT
This genomic stretch from Actinomyces qiguomingii harbors:
- a CDS encoding cation:proton antiporter family protein, with protein sequence MIPAVYLLTVVVFGFTATLLRLPPLVGFLAAGFVLGSSPLPNLTFIEVLGDLGVAVLLFTIGLKLDLRVLRRKEVAGTAMIVMLVLTVLGTGLVAGMLALGLSLGATTPGGIASVGFALSFSSTVVVVKLLEERDDSGSLYGRIAIGVLVLQDIAAVAYMTVTSGRAPSPWAVALVALWPASRLLRGVLDRIDHREMRALFGMSMALLPGYLLFDLVGLDGDLGALIMGALFASHPAAKELSSALFTIKELLLVGFFLAIGLDGIPGSSAFALAGVLLVLLPLRSLIYTGVLRVMGMRRRTSVLTGMALTAYSEFALIVVDTATDHGLLGGEWPAAISLALALSFVVSAVVNHKPAALVEWMSERLPDRPNTTLHPDEQPLRLEGVCTVVFGMGRAGRSTYTRLYADGQTGVLGIDNDATKVEEMTRQGFNVMEADATDRQFWERLEAVHVSTVVLAMSEPGANVHVLEWLGRNEFDGRILAIARYDDEAATMRAAGVDAVINLYEGAGEALARAAEALPPAAVDGVYDANAS
- the hisS gene encoding histidine--tRNA ligase, with the protein product MRPMAPAQVRQAQSSLSGFPEWLPAARIVEQQFLDTLRRTFELHGFSGIETRAVEPLSELTRKGETSKEVYLLSRLQADPGEENADPAKQLGLHFDLTVPFARYVLDNAGTLHFPFKRYQIQKVWRGERPQEGRFREFIQADIDVVGDGALPLFHDVEMPLVMHEALSALPIPAVTIHVSNRKVAQGFYQSLGVAEEQLAEVLRVVDKLDKIGAGRVAAELVDVVGITAKQAEAALHLAEITGDDPEHVRACVMAALDGAAPTELLVQGLEELAELLRAAGSRRPGAIVADLKIARGLDYYTGTVYESFMTGHEDLGSVCSGGRYDSLASDGKRTFPGVGISIGLSRLLARVIGAGMVEVTRAVPTAVLVAVADEAHRGASDAIADRLRGRGIAADVSPTAAKYGKQIRFADKRSIPFVWFPGADGEPDSVKDIRSGDQVPADATTWFPADEADLFPQLAQVDAN